One Gadus morhua chromosome 1, gadMor3.0, whole genome shotgun sequence DNA segment encodes these proteins:
- the arih2 gene encoding E3 ubiquitin-protein ligase ARIH2 isoform X2 — MSVDMNSQASDSNEEDYGVNSEEDEEDDDGDDDEEDEDPGDIADYYEGVASDVEQQGADSFDPEEYQFTCLTYKESQRVLSEEVNNVAALLKVLPAVAKLVLVHFHWQVSLILDRYESNSSLLMSDALVQPSSTCRTLTAPQSLQCGVCLQVVRRDALLALPCQHSFCKACWEQHCTVLVKDGLGVGVSCMAQDCSLQMPEDFVLPLLPGEELKDKYRRYLFRDYVESHFQLQLCPGADCPIVIQVEEPRARRVQCSRCMEVFCFKCRQMYHAPTDCPTIRKWLTKCADDSETANYISAHTKDCPKCNICIEKNGGCNHMQCSKCKHDFCWMCLGDWKTHGSEYYECSRYKENPDIVNQSQQAQAREALKKYLFYFERWENHNKSLQLEAQTYQRIQEKIQERVMNNLGTWIDWQYLQNAAKLLAKCRYTLQYTYPYAYYMESGPRKKLFEYQQAQLEAEIENLSWKVERADSYERGVVVGGEGELSANDRGDLENQMHIAEQRRRTLLKDFHDT, encoded by the exons ATGTCTGTGGATATGAACAGCCAGGCGTCGGACAGCAATGAGGAAGACTACGGCGTGAActcggaggaggacgaggaggacgacgatggggacgacgacgaagaggaCGAGGACCCGGGCGACATCGCCGACTACTATGAAGGCGTGGCCAGCGACGTGGAGCAGCAGGGGGCGGACTCGTTCGACCCCGAGGAGTACCAGTTCACCTGCCTCACGTACAAGGAGAGCCAGCGGGTGCTGAGCGAGGAGGTGAACAACGTAGCGGCATTGCTGAAG GTATTACCGGCGGTAGCTAAACTGGTGCTCGTGCATTTTCACTGGCAGGTGTCACTAATACTTGACAG ATACGAGTCCAACTCCTCTCTTCTGATGTCCGATGCCCTGGTGCAGCCCAGTAGCACTTGCAGAACGCTCACA GCCCCTCAGTCCCTCCAGTGTGGGGTGTGTCTCCAGGTGGTGCGACGGGACGCCCTATTGGCCCTGCCCTGTCAGCACTCCTTCTGCAAGGCATGCTGGGAGCAGCACTGCACCGTGCTCGTCAAGGACGGCCTGGGAGTGG gtGTTTCGTGCATGGCTCAGGACTGTTCCTTGCAAATGCCAGAGGACTTTGTGCTTCCTCTCTTGCCGGGAGAAGAGCTGAAAGACAAGTACAGACGCTACCTCTTCAGGGACTACGTGGAG aGCCACTTCCAGCTCCAGCTGTGTCCCGGGGCGGACTGCCCCATCGTGATCCAGGTGGAGGAGCCGCGGGCCCGCAGGGTGCAGTGCAGCCGCTGCATGGAGGTCTTCTG TTTTAAATGCCGCCAGATGTACCACGCCCCCACGGACTGCCCCACCATCCGGAAATGGCTGACCAAATGCGCAGACGACTCGGAGACGGCAAACTACATCAGCGCACACACTAAAGAT tGTCCCAAGTGCAATATCTGCATTGAGAAGAACGGCGGTTGCAACCACATG CAATGCTCCAAGTGCAAACACG actTCTGCTGGATGTGTCTGGGCGACTGGAAGACCCACGGCAGCGAGTACTACGAGTGCAGCCGCTACAAGGAGAACCCCGACATCGTGAACCAGAGCCAGCAGGCCCAGGCCCGCGAGGCCCTGAAGAAGTACCTCTTCTACTTTGAGAGG TGGGAGAACCACAACAAGTCCCTCCAGCTGGAGGCCCAGACGTACCAGCGCATCCAGGAGAAGATCCAGGAGCGGGTGATGAACAACCTGGGCACCTGGATCGACTGGCAGTACCTCCAGAACGCAGCCAAACTGCTGGCCAAG TGTCGCTATACGCTTCAGTACACCTACCCCTACGCCTACTACATGGAGTCTGGGCCTCGCAAGAAACTG TTTGAGTACCAGCAGGCCCAGCTGGAGGCAGAGATCGAGAACCTGTCCTGGAAGGTGGAGCGCGCAGACAGCTACGAGAGAGGCGTGGTGGTTGGGGGCGAGGGCGAGCTCAGTGCCAACGACAgaggg GATCTGGAGAATCAAATGCACATCGCAGAGCAGAGGAGACGCACACTGCTGAAGGACTTCCACGACACCTGA
- the arih2 gene encoding E3 ubiquitin-protein ligase ARIH2 isoform X1 — MSVDMNSQASDSNEEDYGVNSEEDEEDDDGDDDEEDEDPGDIADYYEGVASDVEQQGADSFDPEEYQFTCLTYKESQRVLSEEVNNVAALLKVLPAVAKLVLVHFHWQVSLILDRYESNSSLLMSDALVQPSSTCRTLTAPQSLQCGVCLQVVRRDALLALPCQHSFCKACWEQHCTVLVKDGLGVGVSCMAQDCSLQMPEDFVLPLLPGEELKDKYRRYLFRDYVESHFQLQLCPGADCPIVIQVEEPRARRVQCSRCMEVFCFKCRQMYHAPTDCPTIRKWLTKCADDSETANYISAHTKDCPKCNICIEKNGGCNHMQCSKCKHDFCWMCLGDWKTHGSEYYECSRYKENPDIVNQSQQAQAREALKKYLFYFERWENHNKSLQLEAQTYQRIQEKIQERVMNNLGTWIDWQYLQNAAKLLAKCRYTLQYTYPYAYYMESGPRKKLVSNITTNPSPSLVFEYQQAQLEAEIENLSWKVERADSYERGVVVGGEGELSANDRGDLENQMHIAEQRRRTLLKDFHDT, encoded by the exons ATGTCTGTGGATATGAACAGCCAGGCGTCGGACAGCAATGAGGAAGACTACGGCGTGAActcggaggaggacgaggaggacgacgatggggacgacgacgaagaggaCGAGGACCCGGGCGACATCGCCGACTACTATGAAGGCGTGGCCAGCGACGTGGAGCAGCAGGGGGCGGACTCGTTCGACCCCGAGGAGTACCAGTTCACCTGCCTCACGTACAAGGAGAGCCAGCGGGTGCTGAGCGAGGAGGTGAACAACGTAGCGGCATTGCTGAAG GTATTACCGGCGGTAGCTAAACTGGTGCTCGTGCATTTTCACTGGCAGGTGTCACTAATACTTGACAG ATACGAGTCCAACTCCTCTCTTCTGATGTCCGATGCCCTGGTGCAGCCCAGTAGCACTTGCAGAACGCTCACA GCCCCTCAGTCCCTCCAGTGTGGGGTGTGTCTCCAGGTGGTGCGACGGGACGCCCTATTGGCCCTGCCCTGTCAGCACTCCTTCTGCAAGGCATGCTGGGAGCAGCACTGCACCGTGCTCGTCAAGGACGGCCTGGGAGTGG gtGTTTCGTGCATGGCTCAGGACTGTTCCTTGCAAATGCCAGAGGACTTTGTGCTTCCTCTCTTGCCGGGAGAAGAGCTGAAAGACAAGTACAGACGCTACCTCTTCAGGGACTACGTGGAG aGCCACTTCCAGCTCCAGCTGTGTCCCGGGGCGGACTGCCCCATCGTGATCCAGGTGGAGGAGCCGCGGGCCCGCAGGGTGCAGTGCAGCCGCTGCATGGAGGTCTTCTG TTTTAAATGCCGCCAGATGTACCACGCCCCCACGGACTGCCCCACCATCCGGAAATGGCTGACCAAATGCGCAGACGACTCGGAGACGGCAAACTACATCAGCGCACACACTAAAGAT tGTCCCAAGTGCAATATCTGCATTGAGAAGAACGGCGGTTGCAACCACATG CAATGCTCCAAGTGCAAACACG actTCTGCTGGATGTGTCTGGGCGACTGGAAGACCCACGGCAGCGAGTACTACGAGTGCAGCCGCTACAAGGAGAACCCCGACATCGTGAACCAGAGCCAGCAGGCCCAGGCCCGCGAGGCCCTGAAGAAGTACCTCTTCTACTTTGAGAGG TGGGAGAACCACAACAAGTCCCTCCAGCTGGAGGCCCAGACGTACCAGCGCATCCAGGAGAAGATCCAGGAGCGGGTGATGAACAACCTGGGCACCTGGATCGACTGGCAGTACCTCCAGAACGCAGCCAAACTGCTGGCCAAG TGTCGCTATACGCTTCAGTACACCTACCCCTACGCCTACTACATGGAGTCTGGGCCTCGCAAGAAACTGGTGAGCAACATAACAACAaatccctctccatccctaGTG TTTGAGTACCAGCAGGCCCAGCTGGAGGCAGAGATCGAGAACCTGTCCTGGAAGGTGGAGCGCGCAGACAGCTACGAGAGAGGCGTGGTGGTTGGGGGCGAGGGCGAGCTCAGTGCCAACGACAgaggg GATCTGGAGAATCAAATGCACATCGCAGAGCAGAGGAGACGCACACTGCTGAAGGACTTCCACGACACCTGA